A genome region from Pan troglodytes isolate AG18354 chromosome 3, NHGRI_mPanTro3-v2.0_pri, whole genome shotgun sequence includes the following:
- the ZFYVE28 gene encoding lateral signaling target protein 2 homolog isoform X12 yields MDECIPQDRAPRDFCAKFPEEIRHDNLAGQLWFGAECLAAGSIIMNRELESMAMRPLAKELTRSLEDVRGALRDQALRDLNTYTEKMREALRHFDVLFAEFELSYVSAMVPVKSPREYYVQQEVIVLFCETVERALDFGYLTQDMIDDYEPALMFSIPRLAIV; encoded by the exons ATGGATGAGTGCATCCCCCAGGACCGCGCCCCCAGAGATTTCTGCGCCAAGTTCCCTGAAGAGATCCGGCACGACAACCTGGCCGGCCAGCTGTGGTTCGGTGCCGAG TGCCTGGCCGCCGGCTCCATCATCATGAACCGGGAGCTGGAGAGCATGGCCATGCGCCCGCTGGCCAAGGAGCTGACGCGCAGCCTGGAGGACGTGCGGGGCGCCCTCCGTGACCAGGCGCTGCGGGACCTGAACACCTACACAGAGAAGATGAGGGAAGCGCTGAGGCACTTCGACGTCCTGTTCGCGGAGTTTGAGCTCAG CTACGTCTCGGCCATGGTGCCTGTGAAGTCCCCCAGGGAGTACTACGTGCAGCAGGAGGTCATCGTGCTCTTCTGCGAGACGGTGGAGAG GGCCCTGGACTTCGGGTACCTGACTCAGGACATGATTGATGACTACGAGCCGGCCCTCATGTTCAGCATCCCCAGGCTGGCCATCGTGTG a
- the ZFYVE28 gene encoding lateral signaling target protein 2 homolog isoform X9 codes for MMNRFRKWLYKPKRSDPQLLARFYYADEELNQVAAELDSLDGRKDPQRCTLLVSQFRSCQDNVLNIINQIMDECIPQDRAPRDFCAKFPEEIRHDNLAGQLWFGAECLAAGSIIMNRELESMAMRPLAKELTRSLEDVRGALRDQALRDLNTYTEKMREALRHFDVLFAEFELSYVSAMVPVKSPREYYVQQEVIVLFCETVERALDFGYLTQDMIDDYEPALMFSIPRLAIV; via the exons AGGTCGGATCCGCAGCTGCTTGCCCGGTTCTACTATGCCGACGAGGAGCTGAACCAGGTGGCCGCGGAGCTGGACAGCCTGGATGGGCGGAAGGACCCCCAGCGGTGCACGCTGCTGGTCAGCCAGTTCCGCTCCTGTCAG GACAATGTGTTGAACATCATTAACCAGATCATGGATGAGTGCATCCCCCAGGACCGCGCCCCCAGAGATTTCTGCGCCAAGTTCCCTGAAGAGATCCGGCACGACAACCTGGCCGGCCAGCTGTGGTTCGGTGCCGAG TGCCTGGCCGCCGGCTCCATCATCATGAACCGGGAGCTGGAGAGCATGGCCATGCGCCCGCTGGCCAAGGAGCTGACGCGCAGCCTGGAGGACGTGCGGGGCGCCCTCCGTGACCAGGCGCTGCGGGACCTGAACACCTACACAGAGAAGATGAGGGAAGCGCTGAGGCACTTCGACGTCCTGTTCGCGGAGTTTGAGCTCAG CTACGTCTCGGCCATGGTGCCTGTGAAGTCCCCCAGGGAGTACTACGTGCAGCAGGAGGTCATCGTGCTCTTCTGCGAGACGGTGGAGAG GGCCCTGGACTTCGGGTACCTGACTCAGGACATGATTGATGACTACGAGCCGGCCCTCATGTTCAGCATCCCCAGGCTGGCCATCGTGTG a
- the ZFYVE28 gene encoding lateral signaling target protein 2 homolog isoform X10, translating to MMNRFRKWLYKPKRSDPQLLARFYYADEELNQVAAELDSLDGRKDPQRCTLLVSQFRSCQDNVLNIINQIMDECIPQDRAPRDFCAKFPEEIRHDNLAGQLWFGAECLAAGSIIMNRELESMAMRPLAKELTRSLEDVRGALRDQALRDLNTYTEKMREALRHFDVLFAEFELSYVSAMVPVKSPREYYVQQEVIVLFCETVERALDFGYLTQDMIDDYEPALMFSIPRLAIV from the exons AGGTCGGATCCGCAGCTGCTTGCCCGGTTCTACTATGCCGACGAGGAGCTGAACCAGGTGGCCGCGGAGCTGGACAGCCTGGATGGGCGGAAGGACCCCCAGCGGTGCACGCTGCTGGTCAGCCAGTTCCGCTCCTGTCAG GACAATGTGTTGAACATCATTAACCAGATCATGGATGAGTGCATCCCCCAGGACCGCGCCCCCAGAGATTTCTGCGCCAAGTTCCCTGAAGAGATCCGGCACGACAACCTGGCCGGCCAGCTGTGGTTCGGTGCCGAG TGCCTGGCCGCCGGCTCCATCATCATGAACCGGGAGCTGGAGAGCATGGCCATGCGCCCGCTGGCCAAGGAGCTGACGCGCAGCCTGGAGGACGTGCGGGGCGCCCTCCGTGACCAGGCGCTGCGGGACCTGAACACCTACACAGAGAAGATGAGGGAAGCGCTGAGGCACTTCGACGTCCTGTTCGCGGAGTTTGAGCTCAG CTACGTCTCGGCCATGGTGCCTGTGAAGTCCCCCAGGGAGTACTACGTGCAGCAGGAGGTCATCGTGCTCTTCTGCGAGACGGTGGAGAG GGCCCTGGACTTCGGGTACCTGACTCAGGACATGATTGATGACTACGAGCCGGCCCTCATGTTCAGCATCCCCAGGCTGGCCATCGTGTG A
- the ZFYVE28 gene encoding lateral signaling target protein 2 homolog isoform X8, which translates to MMNRFRKWLYKPKRSDPQLLARFYYADEELNQVAAELDSLDGRKDPQRCTLLVSQFRSCQDNVLNIINQIMDECIPQDRAPRDFCAKFPEEIRHDNLAGQLWFGAECLAAGSIIMNRELESMAMRPLAKELTRSLEDVRGALRDQALRDLNTYTEKMREALRHFDVLFAEFELSYVSAMVPVKSPREYYVQQEVIVLFCETVERALDFGYLTQDMIDDYEPALMFSIPRLAIVCPLLPAHPRTRAGATAHVACRKVAGSSSGALTHPPVSKQGVISALLRPLPELPP; encoded by the exons AGGTCGGATCCGCAGCTGCTTGCCCGGTTCTACTATGCCGACGAGGAGCTGAACCAGGTGGCCGCGGAGCTGGACAGCCTGGATGGGCGGAAGGACCCCCAGCGGTGCACGCTGCTGGTCAGCCAGTTCCGCTCCTGTCAG GACAATGTGTTGAACATCATTAACCAGATCATGGATGAGTGCATCCCCCAGGACCGCGCCCCCAGAGATTTCTGCGCCAAGTTCCCTGAAGAGATCCGGCACGACAACCTGGCCGGCCAGCTGTGGTTCGGTGCCGAG TGCCTGGCCGCCGGCTCCATCATCATGAACCGGGAGCTGGAGAGCATGGCCATGCGCCCGCTGGCCAAGGAGCTGACGCGCAGCCTGGAGGACGTGCGGGGCGCCCTCCGTGACCAGGCGCTGCGGGACCTGAACACCTACACAGAGAAGATGAGGGAAGCGCTGAGGCACTTCGACGTCCTGTTCGCGGAGTTTGAGCTCAG CTACGTCTCGGCCATGGTGCCTGTGAAGTCCCCCAGGGAGTACTACGTGCAGCAGGAGGTCATCGTGCTCTTCTGCGAGACGGTGGAGAG GGCCCTGGACTTCGGGTACCTGACTCAGGACATGATTGATGACTACGAGCCGGCCCTCATGTTCAGCATCCCCAGGCTGGCCATCGTGTG ccccctccttCCAGCCCACCCCAGAACACGTGCAGGAGCCACCGCCCACGTGGCCTGCAGGAAGGTTGCCGGATCCTCTTCAGGGGCCCTCACCCATCCACCTGTGTCAAAACAAGGTGTCATCTCGGCCCTGCTCAGACCCTTGCCGGAGCTCCCACCGTGA
- the ZFYVE28 gene encoding lateral signaling target protein 2 homolog isoform X11 — MMNRFRKWLYKPKRSDPQLLARFYYADEELNQVAAELDSLDGRKDPQRCTLLVSQFRSCQDNVLNIINQIMDECIPQDRAPRDFCAKFPEEIRHDNLAGQLWFGAECLAAGSIIMNRELESMAMRPLAKELTRSLEDVRGALRDQALRDLNTYTEKMREALRHFDVLFAEFELSYVSAMVPVKSPREYYVQQEVIVLFCETVERALDFGYLTQDMIDDYEPALMFSIPRLAIV, encoded by the exons AGGTCGGATCCGCAGCTGCTTGCCCGGTTCTACTATGCCGACGAGGAGCTGAACCAGGTGGCCGCGGAGCTGGACAGCCTGGATGGGCGGAAGGACCCCCAGCGGTGCACGCTGCTGGTCAGCCAGTTCCGCTCCTGTCAG GACAATGTGTTGAACATCATTAACCAGATCATGGATGAGTGCATCCCCCAGGACCGCGCCCCCAGAGATTTCTGCGCCAAGTTCCCTGAAGAGATCCGGCACGACAACCTGGCCGGCCAGCTGTGGTTCGGTGCCGAG TGCCTGGCCGCCGGCTCCATCATCATGAACCGGGAGCTGGAGAGCATGGCCATGCGCCCGCTGGCCAAGGAGCTGACGCGCAGCCTGGAGGACGTGCGGGGCGCCCTCCGTGACCAGGCGCTGCGGGACCTGAACACCTACACAGAGAAGATGAGGGAAGCGCTGAGGCACTTCGACGTCCTGTTCGCGGAGTTTGAGCTCAG CTACGTCTCGGCCATGGTGCCTGTGAAGTCCCCCAGGGAGTACTACGTGCAGCAGGAGGTCATCGTGCTCTTCTGCGAGACGGTGGAGAG GGCCCTGGACTTCGGGTACCTGACTCAGGACATGATTGATGACTACGAGCCGGCCCTCATGTTCAGCATCCCCAGGCTGGCCATCGTGTG